The proteins below come from a single Crateriforma spongiae genomic window:
- a CDS encoding serine/threonine protein kinase — translation MTVEPSIILSGTDPDLPTKLPSGLQRYTGLKEMARGGSAILRSGFDRIVGRTVAIKTLLPETKNNRKERRRFLREARVTAQLQHPNTVPVYEIGNDLMYGIFFVMKRISGENFFEILKRIARKDEATIKAFPLRRRLEVVADTCQALAYAHARGVIHRDVKPENIWVGNFGEVILLDWGTAKVWGHADDNEPIRQSTLAQKPDQADQQLTTLTGGGQRPGTPLYMSPEQVSGNRGIDERSDIFSVGVVLYEMLALREPFRGRNIDETFNNIRSKDVPPPSETAPDRQIPALADQVVMKAIQKRPGDRYQSMRDLIAAIGEIRDQEIHEPQDP, via the coding sequence ATGACCGTCGAACCGTCGATCATCTTGTCGGGAACCGATCCCGATCTGCCGACCAAATTGCCGTCGGGACTGCAGCGCTACACGGGCCTGAAAGAAATGGCGCGGGGCGGCAGTGCCATTCTCCGCAGCGGCTTTGACCGTATCGTCGGTCGTACCGTGGCCATCAAAACACTGCTGCCGGAAACCAAGAACAACCGCAAGGAACGGCGACGGTTCTTGCGAGAAGCCCGTGTGACCGCCCAACTGCAGCACCCCAACACCGTGCCCGTCTACGAGATCGGTAACGATCTGATGTACGGCATTTTCTTCGTAATGAAACGAATCTCGGGGGAAAACTTTTTCGAAATCCTGAAGCGAATCGCCCGCAAGGACGAAGCCACGATCAAAGCGTTCCCGTTGCGTCGGCGACTGGAGGTCGTCGCCGACACCTGCCAGGCGCTTGCCTATGCACACGCACGTGGCGTCATTCACCGTGACGTCAAACCGGAAAACATCTGGGTCGGAAACTTCGGCGAAGTCATCCTGCTGGACTGGGGGACCGCCAAGGTCTGGGGCCACGCCGACGACAACGAACCGATCCGGCAAAGCACACTGGCGCAGAAACCCGACCAAGCAGACCAACAACTAACCACCCTGACCGGTGGCGGCCAGCGTCCCGGTACGCCGCTGTACATGTCACCGGAGCAGGTGTCCGGTAATCGTGGCATTGATGAACGATCGGACATCTTCAGCGTCGGCGTGGTCCTTTACGAAATGCTGGCCCTGCGGGAACCTTTCCGAGGCCGAAACATTGACGAAACATTCAACAACATTCGCAGCAAGGACGTTCCCCCGCCCAGCGAAACCGCGCCGGACCGTCAGATTCCGGCCTTGGCGGATCAGGTCGTCATGAAAGCTATCCAAAAGCGACCGGGCGACCGATATCAATCGATGCGGGATTTGATCGCAGCGATCGGCGAAATCCGCGACCAGGAAATCCACGAGCCCCAGGACCCATAG
- a CDS encoding glutamine synthetase beta-grasp domain-containing protein — MTKCKLEYIWLDGYQPTQTLRSKTKIEDDFSGKLEDAKVWSFDGSSTEQADGGSSDLLLKPVYIVPDPGRIGTGFLVMCEVLNSDGTPHRTNGRSTIHDDDNDFWFGFEQEYTLWNPETDKPLGFPSEGYPGPQGPYYCSVGGGRAVGREVVEEHLELCLQAGLNVEGINAEVMMGQWEFQIFAKGAKEAGDQIWIARYLLDRTAENHGLSINYEPKPVKGDWNGSGMHANFSNTTLRTCGSQDVYEAICQAFEPRIKEHIDVYGADNDQRLTGLHETQSIDKFSYGVSDRGASIRIPIGTVESGWKGWLEDRRPASNADPYMVASAIIATVKSAAVPA; from the coding sequence ATGACCAAGTGCAAGTTGGAATACATCTGGCTGGATGGCTATCAGCCGACCCAAACGCTTCGCAGCAAGACCAAGATCGAAGACGATTTCAGTGGCAAGCTGGAAGACGCGAAGGTTTGGAGCTTCGACGGAAGCAGCACCGAACAAGCCGATGGTGGCTCGTCGGACTTGTTGCTCAAACCCGTTTACATCGTTCCCGATCCGGGCCGCATCGGCACCGGTTTCCTGGTGATGTGCGAAGTCTTGAACTCCGACGGAACCCCGCACCGCACCAACGGCCGCAGCACGATCCACGACGACGACAACGATTTCTGGTTCGGTTTCGAACAGGAATACACGCTGTGGAATCCGGAAACGGACAAGCCGCTGGGCTTCCCCTCCGAAGGTTATCCCGGCCCTCAAGGCCCGTACTACTGCAGCGTCGGTGGCGGTCGTGCTGTCGGACGTGAAGTCGTCGAAGAACACTTGGAACTGTGCTTGCAAGCCGGCCTGAACGTCGAAGGCATCAACGCCGAAGTGATGATGGGTCAGTGGGAGTTCCAAATCTTTGCCAAGGGTGCCAAGGAAGCCGGCGACCAAATCTGGATCGCCCGTTACCTGTTGGACCGCACCGCCGAGAATCACGGCCTGTCGATCAATTACGAGCCCAAGCCGGTCAAGGGTGACTGGAACGGCAGCGGCATGCACGCGAACTTCAGCAACACGACCCTGCGGACCTGCGGCAGCCAAGACGTGTACGAAGCGATCTGTCAAGCTTTCGAGCCGCGGATCAAGGAACACATCGACGTTTACGGTGCCGACAACGATCAACGTTTGACCGGTCTGCACGAAACCCAGTCGATCGACAAGTTCAGCTACGGCGTTTCGGACCGTGGTGCTTCGATCCGAATCCCGATCGGAACCGTCGAAAGCGGCTGGAAGGGCTGGTTGGAAGACCGTCGCCCGGCATCCAACGCCGACCCGTACATGGTCGCCAGCGCGATCATCGCGACCGTCAAGAGCGCCGCGGTTCCCGCGTAA
- a CDS encoding sulfatase family protein, whose protein sequence is MKPTPIIQRFVIACLFLSGAGQVAIADDRPNIVWISCEDISPNLGCYGDPHAITPNLDRLAAEGVRFDRAFTTAGVCAVVRSSIISGMYPPAIGSQHMRSRIILPPGVRPFPELMRAAGYFTTNRDKTDYQFEPTPAIWDRQGKKHLDWRERPDPDQPFFSVINFTVSHESQVRHGEKRHAEVINEIGEANRHDPIECADTMPDYMPNTPAARKNWAWYHDNITLMDKMAGEVLDRLEQDGLADNTLVFFWSDHGMGLPRGKRWIYDTGTLVPVIARWPDHLDAGGRRPDLVTLMDLVPTTLQAAGVEVPDYMHGRTLFTADQSDDVSKEPPYIFLHRDRMDEVYELQRGARDRRWKYIRNYHPDRPYSQRLDYMDEMPMMQDWRRLNAAGRLSGGQANWFQLPKPIEELYDTEKDPWELNNLAELPQYADRLARMRLATERWQTRIGDTGMIPEAVLMEEMKPGGKKPRTLPPEIEFTDGKVHLRSPTEGGSLVYRIRTGDQWSGWRLYVGPFDAPAVPLQAMACRAGLRDSKLSDWRPTDR, encoded by the coding sequence ATGAAGCCAACACCTATCATTCAACGGTTCGTCATCGCCTGTTTGTTTCTGTCGGGCGCAGGACAAGTAGCCATCGCCGACGACCGCCCCAACATTGTTTGGATCAGTTGCGAAGACATCTCACCGAACCTCGGTTGCTATGGCGATCCGCACGCGATCACACCCAACTTGGATCGTTTGGCGGCCGAAGGCGTCCGGTTCGATCGTGCGTTCACGACCGCGGGTGTCTGCGCGGTCGTCCGCAGCAGCATCATTTCGGGAATGTACCCGCCGGCAATCGGTTCCCAACACATGCGCAGCCGGATCATTTTGCCGCCGGGCGTACGACCATTTCCAGAACTGATGCGGGCCGCAGGTTACTTCACGACCAATCGTGACAAGACCGATTATCAATTCGAACCCACACCAGCGATCTGGGACCGCCAAGGCAAAAAACATCTGGACTGGCGGGAACGCCCCGATCCGGATCAGCCGTTCTTTTCAGTGATCAACTTCACCGTGTCGCACGAGAGCCAAGTGCGTCATGGCGAAAAACGTCATGCCGAAGTCATCAACGAAATCGGCGAAGCCAACCGTCATGATCCCATCGAATGCGCCGACACGATGCCCGATTACATGCCCAACACGCCGGCGGCGCGAAAGAACTGGGCTTGGTATCACGACAACATCACGTTGATGGACAAAATGGCCGGCGAGGTGCTGGACCGATTGGAACAAGACGGCTTGGCGGACAACACCCTGGTGTTCTTTTGGAGCGACCACGGCATGGGGCTGCCGCGTGGAAAACGTTGGATCTATGACACCGGAACGCTGGTGCCCGTGATCGCCCGCTGGCCGGATCATTTGGACGCCGGCGGCCGTCGTCCTGATTTGGTCACACTGATGGACTTGGTACCGACCACGTTGCAGGCCGCCGGAGTGGAAGTCCCCGATTACATGCACGGACGCACGTTGTTCACGGCGGACCAAAGTGACGATGTCAGCAAGGAACCGCCGTACATCTTTTTGCACCGTGACCGGATGGACGAAGTCTACGAGCTTCAACGAGGCGCCCGCGATCGACGCTGGAAGTACATCCGCAACTATCATCCGGATCGCCCGTATTCCCAGCGTTTGGATTACATGGACGAAATGCCCATGATGCAAGATTGGCGTCGGCTGAATGCCGCCGGTCGGTTGTCTGGCGGCCAAGCCAACTGGTTCCAACTGCCCAAGCCGATCGAGGAACTGTACGACACCGAAAAAGACCCGTGGGAACTGAACAACTTGGCGGAACTGCCTCAATATGCGGATCGGTTGGCGCGGATGCGACTGGCCACCGAGCGATGGCAAACACGCATCGGCGATACCGGAATGATCCCCGAAGCGGTGTTGATGGAGGAAATGAAGCCGGGGGGCAAAAAGCCGCGAACGCTTCCGCCGGAAATCGAGTTCACCGATGGAAAAGTCCATTTGCGAAGCCCCACTGAGGGCGGCTCGCTGGTCTATCGCATCCGCACGGGGGATCAGTGGTCCGGCTGGCGGCTGTACGTCGGACCGTTCGATGCGCCGGCGGTACCGCTGCAGGCGATGGCATGTCGCGCGGGTCTGCGCGACAGCAAACTGTCCGACTGGCGACCAACGGATCGCTAG